The Drosophila innubila isolate TH190305 chromosome 2R unlocalized genomic scaffold, UK_Dinn_1.0 1_C_2R, whole genome shotgun sequence DNA window cgaaacatacaaaaaatacttatgcatataaatagtcgtttctgtttgttgttactagttgctgtggttgttgttgttggggtgCTTGTGGTTTTTATaacattgtaaaaataatctatttactatatgtttgtgtctgtgtgtgtaagtgtgtgggtgtatctGTGTGCACACCCAGAACAatttgcaaatgcattttcagGACTATCATTTATCCTCAATCAACCACTGCCTCCCCCACTCCTCCCACTGCACATCCCATCCTGGACATTCCACCAGTTCTAGTCCCAATCCGAGTGTTCGCGTTAATTGTTTTTCACATTGTAGGCCTTCTTCTCATTGCTGCCGTTCAGTGGTTCTCATTTTGACGGTCCCGGCGGAAATGGATTTATCACAGCTACTGCAGCCGCCTGTTGGCTGGCCAAGACGGCAGCTAAaatcaagcaacaacaaccacaattaGCAATTAGGTTAGTCGAATCGCTGCCAATTACATACCTCCATAGGGCGCTGGGTACATGGGATACCCGAGTCCTACATGTGTGTGATGGTGTGTGTGCACATGCCTTTGAGGCGGCGGACTGCGTGAATCGGCGGCACCGGCACCACCAGGAGCGCCATTCCCGGCACCGCCGACCACACCAACGGCAGCACTACCGGTCGGACCGGCACCAAGTGGCGGCGCTCCAGGCAGTGGCTGCTTGTGCGCATCTAGCGCTGTGCCCGGCGCCACACCATGTGATTTTTGGCCAGCCAGATCCGATTTGTTGGACGGCGGACCGCCCAAGCTGCCCGGTGGTGGCTGCAGATTCAGTGGCACGCCTCCGCCACCACCTGGCGCCGCACCCGGCTGACTGGGTCCATTGCCGCCCAGGACGTTGGGCCCAGAGCCGGGTCCACTATTGCTGGGCCCGCCACCGGGCTGCGGGGGTCCAAGACTGGGACTACTGACGCTGACCTTGACGGGACCGCTGGCGCTGGTCGGGGATTTGAGAGCGCGTTCACTCAGCTCGTGTATCTTGTGCGTGGTGTAATACTGGCTGGCAGCGTGATGCAGTGCGTCCAGCGCCTTGGTGCCCGTATTCCGTGACAGATCCTCGGGCGCATGATAACGCGGTATGGGCAGATGATACGGCCCATTATAGGGACCAGCGGCCGACATTAGAACATTGCGATACATGGGATGATTGGGATCAAAGCCAAAGGGCGTCGGTGAAATGTACGAGGGATGCAGGAAATATTGCGAGGTGGGCGGCGGAGGCGGTCCCTGTGTTTCCATTGTGGGCTTCTGACCCTCCTGCTTCAccttcagctgctgctgctgctgatcgTCGTCGGTCGAGTTGCCCTTTTGCTTGGGCGAATCCTTTGTCAGATTTGTGGCTTTATTGTTGGCCGAAGCGCTTGCTGCTTGAGATTGCTTaagtttctgttgttgttgctgctgctgctgttgttgctgttgttgttgttgctgctgttgttgctgttgttgttgttgctgctgctgttgttgttgctgctgctgctgttgttgctgatgctgctgtgcCTGCTGTTGCagatgctgatgatgttgctgcagcgcttgctgctgatgatgggCAATGgaaagttgctgctgctgttgttgttgttgctgctgctgctgttgttgttgttgtgcactCATGCTGGACTCATCCTTGTGCTGGTGCGGCATACCTGGATGCGGTTGCATGCCAGGTGCACCTTGtgctgctgccacagctgccgCATTCTGGCGCCGTTGTTGATCCGTAAACATGTAATAACTGTGCaaagatacaaattaattagtatacaatttaatacaaattaatttctatagtaggtaattttcatttgaactCTTATTTTTACTTCTTAATTAAAGAGTTAtgaaataagaattaaaattaatatttgtattataaaaatttaaaatataagttgttttttttatataaattgataaatatcttgaatatttaatttatataatgacaagtttcttttgtttaaaatttctttaataaaataaaaataaattatttcaagatatttaaaaacaaattaatatttcataaatatagttatttttcggcgctattttttaaaaactactcACCGCcgttatacaaatttaaaataaaagtggtTTTGATTATGTAAACTGATAAAtatcttgaattttaaatttgtataatgacaagtatcttttttttaaaatttctttaattaaattaaataagaattttttcaagatttttaaatacaaattaaatttttataaagacaGTTATTGCTCggcattattttttaaaaaccacTCACCGCccttataaaaatttaaaatataattggtttttaaattgataaatatcttgaatttttaatttgtataatgaaAAGTATCctttatctaaaatttattttaataaataaaataagcattatttcaagatatttgaatacaaattacaattttatgaaaatagttttttttcggctttaatttttaaaaatcgcaattacaaaaattttaaatttaagtagttTTCATTATGCAAACTGATAAAtatcttgaatttttaatatttaatgagaagtatcttttgtttaaaatatcttttgttaaataaaaataatttcaagagatttaaatacaaattaaaatgtaatcaagATAGTATTATATCAAGtgtgtttttaattaagcacTCACCGTCGCAGCTCCTCTTCGCGTGCTGCCGCCGCCAGACTCATGGAATGACGCTGATAGATGCTTGGATAGGCGCCCAATGCCTGCAGATCCTTTGGATGCAATgcgtgtggttgttgtggctgtggcggcggttgttgttgctgctgttgctgctgctgatgctgtggCGGCGGCTGTTGTTGTCCCGGATTGGAGTTGGGCTCCTGTTTGATCTCCTGCTTGATCATTGGCTCCTGCTTGATCAACTTGTTGGCCAGCAGCTGTAGAGTATTTAATGTTAGGATTAAAGTGATTAAAGTGCTGTTTCGATGAGGATTCATTGCTGTGGCTTCACTTACCTGCTGCTGTGGTGGCAAATGCTTGGAATTCTCATGTGGACTGGGACTTTCCTTCATGCGCTCCTCCTTAATGCTGATGCCAgatagctgttgttgttgttgttgctgctgctgctgttgttgctgctgctgttgttgttgctgcgagCTGGGCGGCAAACCAGGATGTCCACTCAACTTGGCAGCCTCCTCCGAGGCCACAATCGAAACTGGCCCAAAGTTCGGATCTACACTATACGGATAACCGGGGGGAATAAAACTGTGCAAGATAAACAGagtttaataatattgaaataacgtaaaacttatatataaaatatatttacttgtaGGGATAAAAGTGACCCAGTGCCTTGGCCTGCGTCGGACCGCCTAGACCTGCCAGGCCGGCCATGCCAGGCGGTAAGCCACCTGGTGGCGGTCCAGTTACCGCACTGAGATTAACCGGCGGTGGTTGTGGCACTTGCACCGGCTGTGATGTTGGCGGACCCGTGTCCTTGCCATTGTTATCGGGCTGTCcaggctgttgttgttgctgttgttgctgctgctgctgtccaaCTGTTTGAGATGGCGGCTTTGTCATCAGATCCAATGGCGGctctttgttcttgttgctgtaaTCAGTGAGATGACCAACCGCCTGCTGTGGTGGCGGCGCCAACAGATGCGTCTGAGGCGTCTGTGAGGTAGCTGCTGGAGCGCCcggttgttgcatttgttgttgttgctgctgcgacgGCTTATCCGGACCAGGTTGCACCATATACTGTGGCTGCGGTTGCtgtggcggcggcggtggctgttgttgttgctgctgctgctgctgttgttgttgttgttgctgggcaGCCGGATAGAACTGATACATGCCATAGCCAGCTAGAGAGGGTGGCATATTTGGCGCTGGCGCTGCTGGCACGCCCACCTCGCTGGGCTTCTTGCCCAGCAGCTCAATGTGCTTGACCGGCTGCACCTTGTCCAACAGCTCCTGCTCTGCCACGGGCGTCGAATCGTCCGATATATCACTGTATGCAGGACTCTGCACATCCTCACGCGACACGCTGCCATCAAAGTCATTGGGACCCGGTGATTTGCGGTTCTTCTTCTGCTTGCTGCCAACGACACCAACTGCCACGGCGTTGGGTCCAAAGCCTGGCGTGCTCTTCAAGCCCGGAggcggctgttgttgttgttgctgctgctgctgttgttgttgttgttgttgttgggcatAGCCAGGAGGCGCTTGTTGTACATCTTGTGCGAGGCTAGGCGGACGCAATGGACTCTGTCCAGGCGGCgattgttgtgttgttgctccctgctgctgctgttgttgttgctgctgcaaagCCGCCGCATCGGGCGGACCAAAGCGCAAAACTCCCGCTTTTACTGTAATTAAGAAAGGAATTGAGTGGAGTTCAATTTGAAGTTGATGCCATTGCTACTTACATGCACCCTGTTGCAGCAAggcctgttgctgctgctcggaGAGCATTGCCGGCAGCCCAAGACCgcccagcagctgctgctggtgctgtgAGAGCGCCTGTGTCGAGATGCCAGCGGTGATGCTGCCACCAGCCACAGGCTGATTACCAGCAACACCAATTGGCGCCGTCAGTAGCGCCTGCGGTTGTGCTTGTGCTTGTGGTTGCGGTTGATTTTGTGCTATTggcggctgttgttgttgttgtgctgcaaTAGCAgcggttgctgttgccgccgcCGCAGCAGCGACCAACGGCAGAGCTGGCAATGCGGCATCTGCAACTGCGCTGGCAACCggagttgtagttgctgctgcacttgTCTCTGCCACAGCAACTGCAGACGCtgttgccacagttgctgctgctgcaattgctgctgctgcggctgccgttgctgttgcattgcCATTGGCCACATTGACGGTGCTGTTGGCAGGCGGCGATGTtgcggttgctgttgtgcatgttgctgctggagtggctgctgctgtgacAGTTGCTTGTGTCGTTGCAGCTGcttgtgctgctgttgctgctggaagCGGAGATGGTGGCGTGGCTGGCTCCTCGGGCGCCTGCATAGAGTCCTCGTCCATGGAGCTggcgccaccgccaccgctgctgccgctggcGCCGTGCGCATGCGATTGATGATAGCGCAGTCCATTGGCATGCTTGTACTTCTTGCTGCAATCCTGCTCGGGACACTCGAGCAGCACTGGTGAGATCGCGCAGGGCGAGGCAGTCTTACATTTCTTTGTGTTGATTTGCACATTCAGTCCGGTGACGGGATTGAGCAGGCTCTGCGGTTGGGTGGCCAGGCCACCGCCGCTGGCCGAGATTGGTATGCCACTGGCATTGACCATGCTCACCATGCCGCCGGTTGCATCGGTGCCATCACCATTAAGCGGTGACGGCGCCTCGTCCTTTGATTTGCGCTTCTCCGGTCGCGGCGGCAGAAATGCTGTTGGTGATGTGCTCGGCGTggcgccaccgccaccacccGCACCCCCACCcgcaccaccagcagcaccagcGCCATTAGCCGAAGagccgctgctgttgccagcATTACCCGATGCACTGCGTGTCGCCCCGCGTCCCTTTGTGGCGCCATTGCGCAACTTCGAGTGCACCTGAGCATGTGAAAAGTAAATCTGCCAGATAATATTCACAATTTAATGACAATTCTTTCACAAATAATTATCAGCACTTACCGAGCTTCTGGTTTCCGTAAAGTTGCTCAGATCGGGCGTTAAACCAGCGCTGCGTCCGCGCTTGCCGCGTCCCTTTGGAGTTCGAGAATCTAATTCTTCAGTTGGTGAATCACAGAATCTGCAAATATCagaaaaacattaattaaccATAGAAATCGAAAAATTGTATGACAACTACATTGATTTCATCAATTGATAGTCTTCAATGCAAGTATATTCTTcagttattaaatattcatattcatattgaagcaatatcattatttaaattgagacTTTACATTTTTGAAGAGCCTAGACTAgacatatttaattgattgattgacagGCTTAAATAAACCTATATTTCTTaactgtttatatattttagaacAAGAACTTCATCTTAAAAtgagaattaaatttaagcaaacaaatttatttgcttgaaGAATTTCTAATATGaatagacaaaaataaatcatacaAACTACTAGATATTCAACTGATTGACTGATAGATTCTTTAATCTCTATAATGGAGAAAAGATATCTGAAGATATCTTTAACAATTATGTTTATCATATGCAGATAAATCTAATGATTTTCAGAAATATCTCAGaatcttttttcatttcatataaGGGATATTTTCAGATATCCAgagatataattattaataatctcTATAAATCTATCTTTGAAATTgctctaaatatattttaaatgattgctATTTTATGTACCAAAATTCCTAAGAATTAAGGGTTATTTTAAGATATCCAgagatataatttataattatctctttttatatatcttaGAAATTGCTTTACATATATcttaaatgatttatattttatgtaccAAAATTCATAAGATTTaaggtgttttttttaagatattcagaaatataattaataataatctcTATTAatctcttttaaaaatttctctacatatattttaaatgtttgctaTGTTATGTACCAAAATTCCTAAGGTTTAAGGGTTATTTTAAGATATCCAGagatataattaataataatctcTGTTAATctattttagaaatttctctacatatattttaaatgatttattttttttgtaccaaaATTCCTAAGATTTCTCcgaatttgatttataattatCTATATTTTATGTAGAGAAGATTTCACCAAGAATTCTTCTCTAGttccttttcaacttttaagtgtttaaagaacaaacgaaaaaaaaagatcgcAATCaatatgttattaaaaaaggCATCTTTATTAACGGAAACAGTTAGAAAGAACGTGTATTTGCCGTTCCCCCGCCCCGAACGAAGCTACTCACCTTGGAGGAGCCCAGTCGTGTCGGGTGCAATCGAGGAGGGTGCCCACATAGGTCTTGCCGCGCCACGTCACATTGACGACGAGGACGCCGCCCTCAGTCTCGTGCCACACGATGCCCTCGAGGGTGACCGAGGTGCCCGGCTCGCAGGGACCGAGGCAGTCGGGTTCGGTGATGGTGCCGACAGAGGTGCCGATGCAGATATCGACCATGTCCTTGCTGCCATCACTGTGCTTGGCCCGTTTCGCTGGCGGGGATTTGCTGTCCTCGTCGCCAGCGGTGGTGCCACTGCTGCCAGCGGGCACTGAAATCGTGTGGTGCATTGTGGCTGAGATCATGCCGGGTGCCATTAGCTTGGCCTGTGACAGACTGGCCGCTTTGCTCTCGGCATTGCTGCCGGCTCCGGCTCCAGTTGCCGCTGCAGATCCTGCGCTGCCCTGGCTGCCGGcatagttgctgctgttggaattgctgttgctgccaccgcCGGCAGCAACTCCACCAGCTACTCCACTGCTGCTGgaggcagctgctgccgccagTTGGGCGGCAATGTGTGAGGAGATTTTAATGCTGGCATCTTTGCCCGGCGGACCAGGTGCATTGGCGGCACCAGCATTAACACCgttgccactgttgctgccgcttgcCGACTGCGAGGcgtttgttgctgccgttgtggCAGCCAACAACGATGCTGCCGCCGAGACAACAGCAGCCGGCGAACCCGCCGAGGGTGTAAACACACCCGGCGGCACAGCGGACACGGaggagttgccactgttgctgccgctgctgttgctgccgctgctggcATTGGAGATGCGTCGAATGCAGGCATGATGCGAACAGGGcggagcagctgctgttgttgttgttgcaacatcaCCATTGCACtggcaattgctgctgctgccgttgttgttgttgttgctgctgccgctgccactgttgttgctgttgctggcgttCTTTTCGGGCGTATCTTTCTCCCCGGCCGCCGATGCTGCCGTTGATTTATCAACGCTGAGGCGATTGGAATGTGCATTTTTATCCTTGGTCTTCTCACGCCGATGTCCGGAGCTGCCACGTTTGTTGCCCTGCGGCGTTGACtgtgcgttgttgttgttgctgctgctgctgttgttgttgctgctgctgctgctgccgctgctgctgctgccgtgtGCATTGTTTTGATTGCCGCcactattgttgctgctgctgctgttgttattgttgctgttgctactgttgctgGAATTGTTCAAATGCTTTTTGCTGCTGGAACTGGAAGAGTTGCCGCTGGCGCCGCTCGAgctattattgctgttgctgctgctactgctgctgttgttgttgttgttgctgctgttgttgttgctaaggGAAGACGCATTtgcgttgctgctgctgctgctactggtgctgctgctgccaccatCATCCTGTTGGCTAGAGCTATTGCCCAGACCGCcattctgttgctgctgttgttgctgctgctgctgctgatctGTGGCCTTGACAATCTCGTGTTTGGCCTCGGAACTTTTGGTGCCGGGCTTGGTGCGTTTGATCTTCATTTTGAGTCCTTTATCGAGCGTTGCCTGATGATCAATGGACATTTTTGCGCTCGATTTACCGCTGCCGCCTTGCGAACTTTGGCCACTGATTGTGGCGCCCCCCAAACCGCTGCctatgctgttgctgttgttgttattgctattgctggcactgttgttgccgccgctgttgctgcctcctccgctgctgctgctgttgttgttattgttgttgctgctactgttgttgttgttgttgctcgagttgctgccgctgccgctgcccgTTTGTGAGGACATGCCGCCAGCGGAAAGTTTGTTTTGCTGACcagtgctgttgctgctgctgctgctgttgttgttgttgttattcgaGGAAGACTGGCTAACACAAGAGGATACCAAATTGCCGCCCTTGGAGAAACCGGCAAATGTCGAGGATGACAATGTGCTGCTGCTTTTACTactactattgttgttgttttgatgttgattattattgttgttgttgttgctgctgttgttgttgtgattaaCTGCTGGACTGTTTAATTGTGCCACCAATGCAGACTTGAAACCCTTggggctgctgctgttatgatgatgatgatggtggtgatgatgatgatgatgatgatgtttgcccgctgatgatgatgatgaaccTTTGCTGCCGGACAGCACAGCTGagctgctgttactgttgttgctgctgctagtgttgctgctgctgttgttgctactgttgctgttgctggcgccTGTTGCCGTTGTGTtggcgctgccgctgccgctggcAATGGGCTGACGTGTGAACTTAATTGTGGTTGGCGATGTGGCCGACAAATTGCTATGCAATGTAGTCTTGTGTGATTTATgagctgatgttgctgctgctgctgtggttgctgatgatgctgctgctgctgttgctgttgtgctgtTTGCTTGTTTAGCATTAagcgttgctgttgttggtgtcgctgtcgctgtcgtttGGTTGTTGCCACCACCCGAATGCGCCGCCGACTTTTCAATGTCAGCGTCTAGATCGTCCAGCAGCTCTGGTATGCCGCCAATATTCCACTCGTCCTCGTACTCAAAATTTGTATCCTTCGATTCACTTGAATTTGAAGAACTGCTGCTActcgacgttgttgttgctgttgtgttgtttgttgtcgttgtattTGCGTTTCCCTTGCCACCGCCAGTTGACTCTGTGACCAAAGCAAGAGAGAGCGTAAGAAACCAAAAGAGAGTTTAATTAGCAAGCAATTGAAAAAGAGTCCTATATTAAAAGTTACATGCTCTTCACTTGTTAACtctctttaaaaatcaaagcaaagtctcttttctttgcctttttttgaTCATCAATACATtcacatattaatatttgctttgatttgatttccaGTTGCATTTTGCactatgcatgtgtgtgtgtgtgtgtgtgtttgtgctctACTTACTTGTATGCTTCTTAATCGCACTGTTGCCTTGCAAATGattcgttgctgttgttgccttcACTTTGTTATTGAAATTCAATGCTTGATTTGTGGCTGCCGTTGtcgatgctgttgttgctgctgctgctgcggctgccgTTGTtggtgtagttgttgttgttgtagccgctgctgttcctgctgcCGATGCTGCTacagttgatgttgttgttgcgtttgcCGCACTTAAATTAGCTAACAATTTACTCTTAATATTGCTTTCCGTTGCTACGTTGCTGCTATTCAGGGCCACCTGCAAAATCAAAGAAAGAAACCAAAGAAAGAAGTTTAGTTAcatttctatgtgtgtgtgtgtgtgtgtatgtgagttcCAAATATTacacacaaaatgcaaacatAGTGGTTGGAAAAGGAATGGAAAGGGAAGGGGGGAAATGGTATTTGTACTGCATTTTCTCAGTGTTGCTGTGTTGTTACCTTTTCAAGCCGATTTTCCATTCCATTACAagtgcaaaaattattaattttccaatgGCCAACGATTtatacaacatttaaattgaacaaattataaataataataaagaaaaacgcCGAAAATGTTTTTGCGCGAGCGTTCTTCAGCGTCCTTTTTCGTTTGGCAGCGCGGCGACGCAGATGAGACTGAACGAACAagcacagaaaacaaaaaagagctCAAAGAGCAACCACCGAAAAcagcacgcacacacgcacacattcaAGCACACGCATGTATACACATAagaaacacacgcacacaaacgtGCATTGAGCGAGAGCGGCAGCGAGgcaaagagaggaagagagcaagcgtcaacagcagcaggcgcATAAACAAAAACGCCACTTTAATGCAGAGTGTTGGTAAACGacgtaaaaataatttagtttgaTTTACGCTGTGATTAAACATTCCTTTCTGTCCCGTTCCAGttcaataataaacaaagacAACTTTAAGTAATTGTGATTGTATGTTCTTTAGCCCAATAAATCAATCATCACAAAATTAAGGCTACTGCTGCGAccataaaacaacaactacataaTATGACTGTGTACAATATTAGTAGTAGAATTTTTTGCTCAACGTTATcaacacacatttttttttatgttgctttATCTGCACACTCTGTAAAGTGTAGTGGCCACTTGAGAAATCGCCCACTTGAGGGCCAGGCCAACAGAAACAaatgacaataaaataattacggCTCTTATCACTCTTATCAATGGAGGAGGTAGGGGGATGGGGTAACTACAAGTACAAGTACTACTCACCTTATTCGGGTGGTGGCTAGTGTTCGCCTCGTTACGTCTCATTGACTCCATGCAGACGCAAACGATCGGGCGGCCGCACTATGCGGGCCCAAAGTACTACCAATAGTGCCTAGGAACGTACTTTTCAATGTGCAGCAGCCAGTGTTGCTGatcttctttttgttgctgttgctgttgctgttattctTACGTGCGAGTGAGACTGGAGCTGGAACTTGAACTTggaattgctgctgcttgcgTTGTTGCCGCACTGACGAGTTTTCCAGGCAACGGCACAGGGAGGAGACGCAGGGCCTCGGCCCTCGGGCCAAACAGTTCATTTTCAAAACTGCAACGAAAGAGTAGAACACATAAATTATTAAGAGAGTGTGAAATAATAGTTGATTAACAAGAGAAGTAGAGTAGTACAATTCAATATAGCATTAAGAGTTTCAAGTGTTTCCACTaaatgctataaataaaacatgcaaaataacaacaacaacaacaagcaaatacataaataacaattttgttggCTTTCAAGTGTTGCGGCCTTTCGAGTTTTGCGATTAGCCGCTACTCGCGCTCTTATCGCGCTCTctgcctgactgactgactgactgttgGGGGGCTGGGAAGGTTAAGTTTAATGCAGTGTTGCTGTGATTTGTGATTTGCTATACGGCCTGCACTTGGCAGACACCTTAACGACTTGGCAATTAAAACacttttgcaatttgctgATAACCCAACTCAAGTGCTTGAAATATATGATTTGGGAAATgtacacacatgtatatatgACCACGTTAACGGTAGCGATTCCCGATTAGAT harbors:
- the LOC117784304 gene encoding serine-rich adhesin for platelets, translating into MESMRRNEANTSHHPNKVALNSSNVATESNIKSKLLANLSAANATTTSTVAASAAGTAAATTTTTTPTTAAAAAAATTASTTAATNQALNFNNKVKATTATNHLQGNSAIKKHTKSTGGGKGNANTTTTNNTTATTTSSSSSSSNSSESKDTNFEYEDEWNIGGIPELLDDLDADIEKSAAHSGGGNNQTTATATPTTATLNAKQANSTTATAAAASSATTAAAATSAHKSHKTTLHSNLSATSPTTIKFTRQPIASGSGSANTTATGASNSNSSNNSSSNTSSSNNSNSSSAVLSGSKGSSSSSAGKHHHHHHHHHHHHHHNSSSPKGFKSALVAQLNSPAVNHNNNSSNNNNNNNQHQNNNNSSSKSSSTLSSSTFAGFSKGGNLVSSCVSQSSSNNNNNNSSSSSNSTGQQNKLSAGGMSSQTGSGSGSNSSNNNNNSSSNNNNNNSSSSGGGSNSGGNNSASNSNNNNSNSIGSGLGGATISGQSSQGGSGKSSAKMSIDHQATLDKGLKMKIKRTKPGTKSSEAKHEIVKATDQQQQQQQQQQQNGGLGNSSSQQDDGGSSSTSSSSSSNANASSLSNNNSSNNNNNSSSSSSNSNNSSSGASGNSSSSSSKKHLNNSSNSSNSNNNNSSSSNNSGGNQNNAHGSSSSGSSSSSNNNSSSSNNNNAQSTPQGNKRGSSGHRREKTKDKNAHSNRLSVDKSTAASAAGEKDTPEKNASNSNNSGSGSSNNNNNGSSSNCQCNGDVATTTTAAAPPCSHHACIRRISNASSGSNSSGSNSGNSSVSAVPPGVFTPSAGSPAAVVSAAASLLAATTAATNASQSASGSNSGNGVNAGAANAPGPPGKDASIKISSHIAAQLAAAAASSSSGVAGGVAAGGGSNSNSNSSNYAGSQGSAGSAAATGAGAGSNAESKAASLSQAKLMAPGMISATMHHTISVPAGSSGTTAGDEDSKSPPAKRAKHSDGSKDMVDICIGTSVGTITEPDCLGPCEPGTSVTLEGIVWHETEGGVLVVNVTWRGKTYVGTLLDCTRHDWAPPRFCDSPTEELDSRTPKGRGKRGRSAGLTPDLSNFTETRSSIYFSHAQVHSKLRNGATKGRGATRSASGNAGNSSGSSANGAGAAGGAGGGAGGGGGATPSTSPTAFLPPRPEKRKSKDEAPSPLNGDGTDATGGMVSMVNASGIPISASGGGLATQPQSLLNPVTGLNVQINTKKCKTASPCAISPVLLECPEQDCSKKYKHANGLRYHQSHAHGASGSSGGGGASSMDEDSMQAPEEPATPPSPLPAATAAQAAATTQATVTAAATPAATCTTATATSPPANSTVNVANGNATATAAAAAAIAAAATVATASAVAVAETSAAATTTPVASAVADAALPALPLVAAAAAATATAAIAAQQQQQPPIAQNQPQPQAQAQPQALLTAPIGVAGNQPVAGGSITAGISTQALSQHQQQLLGGLGLPAMLSEQQQQALLQQGALKAGVLRFGPPDAAALQQQQQQQQQGATTQQSPPGQSPLRPPSLAQDVQQAPPGYAQQQQQQQQQQQQQQQQPPPGLKSTPGFGPNAVAVGVVGSKQKKNRKSPGPNDFDGSVSREDVQSPAYSDISDDSTPVAEQELLDKVQPVKHIELLGKKPSEVGVPAAPAPNMPPSLAGYGMYQFYPAAQQQQQQQQQQQQQQQPPPPPQQPQPQYMVQPGPDKPSQQQQQQMQQPGAPAATSQTPQTHLLAPPPQQAVGHLTDYSNKNKEPPLDLMTKPPSQTVGQQQQQQQQQQQPGQPDNNGKDTGPPTSQPVQVPQPPPVNLSAVTGPPPGGLPPGMAGLAGLGGPTQAKALGHFYPYNFIPPGYPYSVDPNFGPVSIVASEEAAKLSGHPGLPPSSQQQQQQQQQQQQQQQQQQQLSGISIKEERMKESPSPHENSKHLPPQQQLLANKLIKQEPMIKQEIKQEPNSNPGQQQPPPQHQQQQQQQQQPPPQPQQPHALHPKDLQALGAYPSIYQRHSMSLAAAAREEELRRYYMFTDQQRRQNAAAVAAAQGAPGMQPHPGMPHQHKDESSMSAQQQQQQQQQQQQQQQQLSIAHHQQQALQQHHQHLQQQAQQHQQQQQQQQQQQQQQQQQQQQQQQQQQQQQQQQQQQQQKLKQSQAASASANNKATNLTKDSPKQKGNSTDDDQQQQQLKVKQEGQKPTMETQGPPPPPTSQYFLHPSYISPTPFGFDPNHPMYRNVLMSAAGPYNGPYHLPIPRYHAPEDLSRNTGTKALDALHHAASQYYTTHKIHELSERALKSPTSASGPVKVSVSSPSLGPPQPGGGPSNSGPGSGPNVLGGNGPSQPGAAPGGGGGVPLNLQPPPGSLGGPPSNKSDLAGQKSHGVAPGTALDAHKQPLPGAPPLGAGPTGSAAVGVVGGAGNGAPGGAGAADSRSPPPQRHVHTHHHTHVGLGYPMYPAPYGAAVLASQQAAAVAVINPFPPGPSK